A region of Geobacillus sp. 46C-IIa DNA encodes the following proteins:
- the pulA gene encoding type I pullulanase, giving the protein MLHIRRTFVAYLDEMDQLTVLVPKSRRPDEMAPFTMVAPSGEEFPLAVQQTEDLGDTVKYVCRFSSAFAFGSTYWVRACSGEMTDVQIGAVVRTRAFDDQFFYEGKLGVDYAKEQTVFRVWAPTATAVNVKLIDPDRNDVRYVPLERGERGVWSAAVPGDWERTYYTYVACINRVWREAVDPYATAVSINGEYGVVIDWEKTQLAPSAHPLPPLASPTDAVIYEVSIRDFTSHPDSGAVHKGKYLGLAEADTSGPNGTSTGLSYLKELGVTHVQLMPFTDFAGVDERDPQAAYNWGYNPLHLYAPEGSYATDPTDPYARIVELKQMIRTLHENGLRVVMDAVYNHVYDREQSSLEKLVPGYYFRYDAYGQPANGTGVGNDIASERRMVRRWIVDSVTFWAKEYGIDGFRFDLMGVHDMETMKAVRDALDAVDPSILVYGEGWDLPTPLAPEQKATMANAGQLPRLAYFNDRFRDTMKGSTFHLPERGFALGESGGREQAKTAIAGSLRALGGLFCHPLQSVNYVECHDNHTFWDKMEVANGHESETVRRKRQKLATAIVLLAQGIPFLHSGQEFYRTKGGDGNSYQAPDAVNRIDWERKSRYEHDVRYVQGLIALRRAHGAFRLATEAEVLRHFVFFEPTPPSVIAYRLRDVAVYGPWAEIIVIHHHEEKRETMLLPDEGEWDVVCDGERSGTIPLRRVRRALDLDGIGTWVLVRAEAINAC; this is encoded by the coding sequence ATGCTTCACATTCGCCGAACGTTTGTCGCCTATTTGGACGAGATGGATCAACTCACCGTGCTTGTGCCGAAGTCGCGTCGCCCTGACGAGATGGCGCCATTTACGATGGTGGCGCCAAGCGGGGAGGAATTTCCGCTTGCCGTGCAGCAGACCGAGGATTTAGGGGATACGGTAAAATATGTCTGTCGCTTTTCGTCTGCTTTCGCGTTTGGGTCGACGTACTGGGTTCGCGCCTGCTCAGGGGAGATGACCGATGTGCAAATCGGTGCTGTCGTGCGGACGCGGGCGTTCGATGATCAGTTTTTTTACGAAGGGAAGCTGGGAGTGGACTATGCAAAGGAACAAACGGTGTTCCGCGTCTGGGCTCCGACGGCCACCGCGGTCAACGTCAAGTTGATCGACCCGGATCGCAACGATGTCCGTTATGTGCCGCTTGAGCGCGGAGAGCGCGGCGTATGGTCAGCCGCCGTCCCCGGCGATTGGGAACGAACGTATTACACGTATGTGGCCTGCATTAACCGTGTCTGGCGCGAAGCGGTCGATCCGTATGCGACGGCTGTTTCCATCAACGGTGAGTATGGCGTTGTCATCGACTGGGAAAAGACGCAGCTCGCCCCGTCCGCTCATCCGCTGCCGCCGCTCGCATCGCCGACTGACGCCGTTATTTACGAGGTGAGCATCCGTGATTTTACGAGCCACCCGGACAGCGGTGCCGTCCATAAAGGGAAGTATCTCGGATTGGCTGAAGCGGACACAAGCGGGCCGAACGGGACGTCGACCGGGCTTTCCTATTTAAAAGAGCTAGGTGTCACCCATGTGCAGCTGATGCCGTTTACCGATTTTGCCGGGGTCGATGAACGAGATCCGCAAGCGGCGTATAACTGGGGATACAATCCACTTCATCTATATGCACCGGAAGGGAGTTATGCAACCGATCCAACCGATCCGTACGCACGTATTGTTGAATTAAAACAAATGATCCGCACGTTGCACGAAAACGGCTTGCGCGTTGTGATGGATGCGGTGTACAACCACGTCTACGACCGGGAGCAGTCATCGCTTGAGAAGCTCGTTCCCGGGTATTACTTCCGCTACGATGCCTACGGCCAACCGGCCAATGGCACCGGCGTCGGCAACGACATCGCCTCGGAGCGGCGGATGGTGCGCCGCTGGATCGTCGATTCGGTCACGTTTTGGGCGAAAGAGTACGGCATTGATGGATTTCGCTTCGATTTGATGGGCGTGCATGATATGGAGACGATGAAGGCGGTGCGTGACGCCCTTGATGCGGTCGATCCATCGATCCTCGTGTATGGGGAAGGATGGGACTTGCCGACACCGCTTGCGCCGGAGCAAAAAGCGACGATGGCCAACGCCGGGCAGCTGCCGCGCCTTGCCTATTTCAATGACCGGTTTCGCGATACGATGAAAGGAAGCACGTTCCACTTGCCTGAACGCGGCTTTGCCCTTGGCGAATCAGGCGGACGCGAACAGGCGAAAACGGCCATCGCCGGCAGTTTGCGGGCGCTAGGCGGGCTGTTTTGCCATCCGCTTCAATCGGTTAACTACGTCGAATGTCATGACAACCATACGTTTTGGGATAAAATGGAGGTCGCGAACGGCCACGAATCGGAAACGGTGAGACGCAAACGGCAAAAGCTTGCCACGGCGATCGTTCTCTTGGCGCAAGGCATTCCGTTTTTGCATAGCGGCCAGGAGTTTTACCGGACAAAAGGCGGAGACGGCAACAGCTATCAGGCGCCTGATGCGGTCAACCGGATCGATTGGGAGCGGAAAAGCCGCTATGAACACGACGTTCGCTATGTTCAAGGACTGATCGCTCTTCGCCGGGCGCACGGCGCGTTTCGCCTCGCGACAGAAGCGGAGGTGTTGCGCCATTTCGTGTTTTTTGAACCGACCCCGCCGTCTGTGATCGCCTATCGGCTGCGCGATGTCGCCGTCTATGGGCCGTGGGCGGAAATCATCGTCATTCATCATCACGAAGAAAAGCGAGAGACGATGCTTCTTCCGGATGAAGGAGAGTGGGACGTCGTCTGCGACGGGGAACGAAGCGGGACGATTCCGCTCCGGCGCGTGCGCCGTGCTCTTGACCTTGACGGCATCGGCACATGGGTGCTTGTCAGAGCAGAAGCGATCAATGCCTGCTGA
- a CDS encoding phosphotransferase family protein translates to MEQLLGKEWEITPAGGATGDAYFAEYEGKKLFLKRNSSPFLAVLSAEGIVPKLVWTKRLENGDVFTAQQWLNGRELKPHEMGSEQVAALLRKIHGSKELVTMLKRLGKTPLHPGKMFAALAERQRCHPIGAAAVREALGWLGERVSLLPDDQYVVCHCDINHNNWLLADDGTLYLIDWDGAVIADPAIDIGMLLHLYIPRAEWEAWLHQYGASWTEGLALRLKWYAIAHTLHSLFWPKGKDSQKEREQSLQLLQYIIAEQ, encoded by the coding sequence TTGGAACAGTTACTAGGTAAGGAGTGGGAGATCACTCCGGCTGGCGGTGCAACAGGGGATGCGTATTTTGCCGAATATGAGGGGAAGAAGCTGTTTCTGAAACGGAACTCTTCCCCGTTTCTCGCCGTATTGTCGGCCGAGGGGATCGTCCCGAAGCTCGTCTGGACGAAACGGCTCGAAAACGGCGATGTGTTTACGGCCCAGCAATGGCTGAACGGCCGGGAGCTGAAGCCGCATGAAATGGGAAGCGAACAGGTGGCGGCGTTGTTGCGAAAAATTCATGGCTCCAAAGAGCTGGTGACGATGCTTAAGCGGCTCGGCAAAACGCCGCTCCACCCCGGAAAGATGTTCGCTGCGCTCGCCGAGCGGCAGCGATGCCACCCGATCGGCGCTGCGGCCGTTCGTGAAGCGCTCGGCTGGCTTGGAGAGCGCGTGTCGTTATTGCCTGATGATCAATACGTCGTTTGCCACTGTGACATTAACCATAACAATTGGCTGCTTGCCGATGACGGAACGTTGTACTTAATCGATTGGGACGGAGCCGTCATTGCGGATCCGGCCATTGACATCGGCATGCTGCTTCATTTATACATTCCGCGGGCCGAGTGGGAAGCGTGGCTTCATCAGTATGGAGCCTCATGGACGGAGGGGCTTGCCCTCCGCCTGAAATGGTATGCGATCGCTCATACGCTGCATTCCTTGTTTTGGCCGAAAGGGAAGGACAGCCAAAAGGAAAGGGAACAGTCATTGCAATTATTGCAGTACATTATCGCGGAACAATAG
- a CDS encoding YtzH-like family protein has protein sequence MPLDHSHQLTVLRDILSEHQLDCCGTVSECEQIERLVKSLLANNEVSANVKQILPNIYAYGQGGKYSPDVNAHISAHQGQLADWVNELS, from the coding sequence ATGCCGCTCGACCATAGCCACCAATTGACCGTTCTCCGCGATATTTTATCTGAACACCAACTCGATTGCTGCGGAACGGTTTCCGAATGTGAACAAATCGAACGGCTTGTCAAATCGCTGCTCGCCAACAACGAGGTGAGCGCGAATGTCAAGCAAATTCTTCCGAACATTTACGCCTACGGCCAAGGCGGAAAATACAGCCCTGATGTAAACGCCCATATTTCCGCGCATCAAGGCCAACTCGCCGATTGGGTAAACGAGCTGTCATAA
- the trmB gene encoding tRNA (guanosine(46)-N7)-methyltransferase TrmB: MRLRNKPWAKEKIAAYPQYVIPDPEAKRGRWHELFGNDRPIHIEIGTGKGKFITEMAELHPDINFIGIELYPSVLVSALDKLIESKLPNVRLLNANAKDLAAFFADGEIARLYLNFSDPWPKKRHEKRRLTYRDFLALYDRILSADGDIHLKTDNQPFFEYSLVSLSQYGFVLAAVQLDLHRSDVVGNVMTEYEEKFSAKGNRIYRCEALRPPKRP; encoded by the coding sequence ATGCGTTTGCGCAACAAACCGTGGGCGAAAGAAAAGATCGCCGCTTACCCTCAGTATGTCATCCCTGACCCGGAAGCGAAGCGCGGGCGGTGGCATGAGCTGTTTGGCAACGACCGGCCGATCCATATTGAAATCGGCACCGGAAAAGGAAAATTTATTACCGAAATGGCGGAGTTGCACCCTGACATCAATTTTATCGGCATTGAGCTGTACCCGAGCGTGCTCGTGTCAGCGTTGGATAAGCTGATCGAGAGCAAGCTGCCAAATGTGCGGCTGCTTAATGCCAATGCGAAAGATCTTGCCGCCTTTTTTGCCGACGGAGAAATCGCGCGCCTTTACTTGAATTTTTCCGATCCGTGGCCGAAAAAGCGGCACGAGAAACGGCGGCTCACATACCGGGATTTTTTGGCGCTCTATGACCGCATTTTGTCCGCGGACGGGGACATCCATTTGAAGACGGACAATCAGCCGTTTTTTGAATATTCGCTTGTCAGCTTGTCACAATACGGGTTTGTGCTCGCGGCGGTCCAACTGGATTTGCATCGGAGCGATGTTGTTGGCAACGTCATGACGGAGTATGAAGAAAAGTTTTCCGCAAAAGGAAACCGCATTTACCGCTGCGAGGCGCTTCGTCCGCCCAAGCGGCCATAA
- a CDS encoding MBL fold metallo-hydrolase, translated as MEQLKVGQVTLTWLNGGVTHLDGGAMFGVVPKPLWSKKYPPNDNNQIELRTDPILVEAGGKRLLIESGIGNGKLTDKQKRNFGVTEESSLDESLAALGMTRGDIDIVIMTHLHFDHACGLTVWEDGRLVPAFPRAAIITSDVEWEEMRAPNIRSRNTYWKENWEPIADQVIPFTKETEVVSGIRVIHTGGHSAGHAIVLIESDGEMAIHLGDLLGTHAHQNVLWVMAYDDYPMDSIFAKQRWLPYGIERNAWFTFYHDAYYRAVKWREDGAIAEQVKRNRPAL; from the coding sequence ATGGAACAGTTAAAAGTCGGACAAGTGACATTGACCTGGCTGAACGGAGGCGTCACACATCTTGACGGCGGGGCGATGTTTGGCGTTGTGCCCAAACCGCTTTGGTCGAAAAAATATCCGCCGAATGACAACAATCAAATTGAGCTGCGAACCGACCCGATTTTGGTCGAAGCGGGCGGCAAACGGCTGCTCATTGAGTCCGGCATCGGCAACGGCAAGCTGACTGACAAGCAAAAGCGCAATTTCGGCGTCACCGAGGAATCGTCGCTTGACGAGTCGCTCGCTGCGCTTGGGATGACGCGCGGCGATATTGATATTGTCATCATGACCCATCTTCATTTTGACCATGCATGCGGGCTGACGGTTTGGGAAGATGGGCGGCTCGTGCCGGCGTTTCCGCGCGCAGCGATCATCACATCGGACGTTGAATGGGAGGAAATGCGCGCGCCCAACATCCGCTCGCGCAATACGTATTGGAAAGAAAATTGGGAACCGATTGCCGACCAAGTCATTCCGTTTACGAAAGAAACGGAAGTCGTCTCCGGCATCCGCGTCATACATACGGGTGGGCATAGCGCCGGCCATGCGATCGTGTTGATTGAATCGGATGGGGAGATGGCGATCCATCTCGGCGATTTGCTCGGCACGCATGCCCATCAAAACGTCCTTTGGGTGATGGCGTATGACGATTACCCGATGGACTCGATTTTTGCCAAACAGCGGTGGCTTCCGTACGGCATCGAGCGGAACGCTTGGTTTACGTTTTACCATGATGCCTATTACCGCGCGGTCAAATGGCGGGAAGACGGCGCGATCGCCGAGCAAGTGAAGCGAAACCGGCCGGCGTTATAG
- a CDS encoding PepSY domain-containing protein, which yields MAWKKWVVGAAVGAAAVYAIRAASRPALLAPEKALAIAKQSLGGPLSIRGSWIQAAPERYEKNGLTYTVYRGGICRDDGDDEFWVNAYTGAIVDTKPL from the coding sequence ATGGCTTGGAAAAAATGGGTTGTTGGCGCCGCTGTCGGTGCCGCCGCCGTCTACGCCATCCGCGCCGCATCGCGGCCCGCGCTTCTTGCGCCGGAAAAAGCGCTGGCCATCGCGAAACAATCGCTCGGCGGGCCGCTCTCAATCCGCGGCTCATGGATTCAGGCCGCTCCGGAACGGTATGAGAAAAACGGGTTGACGTACACCGTCTACCGCGGCGGCATTTGCCGCGATGACGGGGATGACGAGTTTTGGGTGAACGCGTACACCGGCGCCATTGTTGACACGAAACCGCTATAA